From the Bacteriovorax sp. Seq25_V genome, one window contains:
- a CDS encoding NupC/NupG family nucleoside CNT transporter — MERLISFFGLILLLLFLVGVSTNRKNINWRTVFSGVGLQIFLGLIILKSSLGQEFFEGARALFTGILNYTSEGSSFIFGPLTDTKKFGFIFFVMVLPTIIFTSSLMSVLYHLGVMQFVIRIVAKVMVVVMGTSGAESLSAAANIFAGQTEAPLVVKPFISKMTRSELLALMTGGMATVAGGVLAAYVGFGIDAAHLLAASVMSAPAALVCAKILLPETEESLTKGVVKADIEERTENLVDAAAQGASDGLQLALNVGAMLLAFIALIAMVNGVIGWFGGLIDHPELSLELITGYVLAPVAFMLGVPWADCQVVGSLLGKKLILNEFVAYLDLTKQMAEMSPRAVAISTYALCGFANFSSIAIQVGGIGVLAPERRKDLASLGMKSLIAGTVACLMTACIAGMFL, encoded by the coding sequence GTGGAGAGATTAATTTCTTTTTTTGGCCTTATTCTATTACTTTTATTTCTAGTTGGAGTTAGTACTAATAGAAAGAATATTAATTGGAGAACTGTATTTTCTGGAGTTGGGCTTCAGATATTCCTTGGTCTGATCATTTTGAAATCGTCTCTAGGGCAGGAGTTCTTTGAAGGTGCTCGAGCACTTTTTACGGGAATCCTAAATTATACTTCTGAAGGTTCTAGCTTCATCTTTGGTCCATTAACAGATACAAAGAAGTTTGGTTTTATTTTCTTCGTCATGGTTCTTCCAACAATTATATTTACAAGTTCATTAATGAGCGTTCTCTATCACCTTGGAGTTATGCAATTCGTAATTAGAATTGTGGCAAAGGTAATGGTTGTTGTAATGGGAACTTCTGGAGCTGAATCACTTTCTGCCGCGGCCAATATCTTCGCAGGGCAAACAGAAGCTCCTCTCGTTGTAAAACCTTTCATCTCAAAAATGACACGTTCTGAGCTTTTAGCTTTAATGACTGGTGGAATGGCAACAGTTGCTGGTGGAGTTCTTGCTGCATATGTTGGGTTTGGGATTGATGCAGCTCATTTACTTGCAGCGTCTGTAATGTCTGCTCCTGCAGCACTTGTTTGTGCAAAAATATTATTACCAGAAACAGAAGAATCACTAACGAAAGGTGTGGTTAAAGCTGATATTGAAGAGAGAACTGAGAACCTTGTTGATGCTGCAGCTCAAGGAGCAAGTGACGGACTTCAACTAGCATTAAATGTTGGAGCAATGCTTCTTGCTTTCATCGCTCTAATTGCGATGGTGAACGGAGTTATTGGTTGGTTCGGTGGACTCATTGATCACCCTGAACTTTCTCTTGAACTTATCACTGGTTATGTTCTAGCGCCTGTTGCTTTCATGCTTGGTGTTCCATGGGCAGATTGTCAGGTTGTCGGTTCATTACTTGGTAAGAAATTAATCTTGAATGAATTTGTCGCTTATTTAGATCTTACAAAGCAGATGGCCGAAATGTCTCCTCGTGCAGTTGCTATTTCAACTTATGCTCTTTGTGGTTTTGCTAATTTCAGTTCAATTGCCATTCAAGTAGGTGGAATTGGAGTTCTAGCACCTGAACGTCGTAAGGATTTAGCGAGTCTTGGTATGAAGTCTCTTATAGCGGGAACTGTTGCCTGCTTGATGACTGCGTGTATTGCAGGTATGTTTTTATAA
- a CDS encoding histidine kinase dimerization/phospho-acceptor domain-containing protein has translation MLDGDLFFEGNNSNHADGESLYYFKNEEYEYQLPKSQFVETERIESADIFLFKGGFNYINSSSVLFQIQDHSIEEIVKNSQFYRVLKRNEANKASLKRAYDHLNDSEVFNYFIYIFSTLRDLYNREQEDVNFISEVFKFIEFKSYFDTLILSKNSISKKILDEELCMLFGDFYILCDQKDANENSLLVWDLINLALVEILKEGRSTAPDNLQVINYSNLSYIASKLEYPVAILNEGGSVVLFNDQFSALNILPSNLLDYQDDDWIDINDKFYKIRKNNIDLIGSVFVLIASRKQEGLKLDNQSELGIITGSIAHELNNPVAGILAAVTILEFEEWDDENLKLLKDLKDSAVRCKELVDTFLGFSRYKVRETLIKPLGGVVEQALSLLRFRVIESGSNINVEIADDIKRVECKGVVLPMVIYLLFGELLTLLSHKKLIDENINKTLCLDIMVSETNLIVKVKSFPLTSSDKKVLNQKLIIHLLEMDNMGLRIKDDGFELSSAIPA, from the coding sequence ATGTTAGATGGTGATTTATTCTTTGAAGGCAATAATTCAAACCACGCAGATGGAGAGAGTCTTTACTATTTTAAGAATGAAGAATATGAATATCAATTGCCCAAAAGTCAGTTCGTTGAAACAGAAAGAATTGAAAGCGCTGATATCTTCCTTTTCAAAGGAGGTTTCAATTATATCAATTCAAGTAGTGTACTTTTTCAAATCCAAGACCATTCAATAGAGGAGATTGTAAAAAACTCTCAGTTTTATCGAGTGCTAAAAAGAAATGAGGCCAATAAAGCGAGCCTAAAGCGTGCCTATGATCATTTAAACGACAGTGAAGTTTTCAATTATTTCATTTATATATTTAGTACACTTAGAGACCTCTACAATAGAGAACAAGAAGATGTGAATTTTATTAGTGAGGTTTTTAAATTTATAGAATTTAAAAGCTATTTTGATACTTTGATACTTTCAAAAAATTCAATTTCTAAAAAAATATTGGATGAAGAACTTTGTATGCTGTTTGGAGACTTCTACATCTTATGCGATCAAAAAGATGCAAATGAAAACTCTCTCCTAGTATGGGACTTGATTAACTTGGCACTAGTCGAAATTTTAAAAGAGGGAAGAAGTACCGCTCCTGATAATCTTCAAGTGATTAATTATTCAAACCTTTCTTATATTGCCTCTAAACTAGAATACCCTGTCGCTATTTTAAACGAGGGGGGAAGTGTTGTTTTATTTAATGATCAATTCTCTGCGCTCAATATTCTTCCAAGTAATTTGCTTGATTACCAGGATGATGATTGGATAGACATTAATGATAAGTTTTATAAAATTAGAAAAAATAATATAGATCTGATTGGAAGTGTTTTTGTTCTTATCGCCTCCCGCAAGCAAGAGGGGCTGAAGCTTGATAATCAATCAGAATTGGGAATTATTACTGGATCAATTGCTCATGAGCTCAATAATCCTGTTGCTGGTATTCTGGCCGCCGTGACTATTCTTGAGTTTGAAGAGTGGGATGACGAAAATTTAAAGCTCTTAAAAGATCTTAAAGATAGTGCAGTAAGATGCAAAGAGCTTGTCGATACCTTCTTGGGTTTTTCGAGATATAAGGTTCGTGAAACTCTAATTAAGCCTCTTGGTGGGGTTGTTGAGCAGGCGTTGTCCCTTTTACGTTTTCGTGTTATCGAATCTGGTTCAAATATCAATGTCGAAATTGCTGACGATATAAAAAGAGTGGAGTGTAAGGGTGTCGTTCTTCCAATGGTTATTTATCTATTATTTGGAGAGCTTCTTACTTTGCTTTCACATAAAAAGCTAATAGATGAAAATATTAACAAAACACTTTGTCTCGATATTATGGTCAGTGAGACTAACTTAATTGTGAAAGTAAAATCATTTCCTTTAACTTCTTCAGACAAGAAAGTTTTGAATCAGAAGCTCATTATCCATTTACTAGAAATGGACAATATGGGGCTTCGAATTAAAGATGATGGATTTGAACTAAGTTCAGCAATACCTGCTTAA
- a CDS encoding S41 family peptidase, which translates to MNFCRNLLVGTVITVSALSHASSEKSRFEKLELFNKVLHLIETQYYRDVDTEKLVDGALKGMLNTLDPHSTFLDKTVFEKMQEDTKGEYGGLGIEVTQKDGVLIVVTPIEDTPAYKAGIKAGDKIVEINHESTLGITLEESVDKMKGELGQKISLGILRNGEKEIRYFDVKREIIKTRPVKSFNKDGFVIIRLNQFQKDSGKYIEEAIISQRKKLDNKVKGFILDLRSNPGGLLDEAVNVASIFLKDGVVVSTEGRDPKNKEIRYVKKSGHKELELPIAVLINGSSASASEIVAGALQDQKRALIIGTQSFGKGSVQTISQLTEDQGLKLTIAQYMTPKGRKIQAIGIKPDVEVLPAEGEWLRENLSDDGYIREADLRNHLTATIETPAEKEERIKREKSQRLKRIERAKKNKEITASVADAEIRKYDPENDYQIIQGIRLLQAVSKY; encoded by the coding sequence ATGAATTTCTGTCGAAATCTACTTGTTGGAACAGTGATCACTGTTTCTGCTCTTTCGCACGCAAGTAGTGAAAAATCTCGCTTTGAAAAACTAGAACTATTCAATAAGGTTCTTCACCTAATTGAGACTCAATACTATCGTGATGTTGATACCGAAAAGCTTGTTGATGGAGCTTTGAAAGGGATGCTGAACACTCTAGATCCACACTCGACTTTCTTAGATAAAACTGTTTTTGAAAAAATGCAGGAAGATACTAAGGGAGAGTACGGCGGACTTGGAATCGAAGTAACTCAAAAAGATGGTGTTCTGATCGTTGTTACTCCTATTGAAGATACTCCAGCATACAAAGCAGGGATTAAGGCGGGAGACAAGATTGTAGAAATCAATCATGAGTCTACTCTTGGGATTACTTTAGAAGAATCTGTTGATAAAATGAAAGGTGAGCTTGGACAGAAAATTAGCTTAGGAATTCTTAGAAATGGAGAAAAAGAAATTCGCTATTTTGATGTAAAGAGAGAGATTATTAAAACTCGCCCAGTAAAGTCCTTTAATAAAGATGGATTTGTAATTATTCGTTTAAATCAATTTCAGAAAGATTCTGGGAAATACATCGAAGAAGCAATTATCTCACAGAGAAAGAAACTTGATAATAAAGTAAAGGGATTCATTCTTGATCTTAGATCAAATCCAGGTGGGCTTCTCGATGAAGCAGTAAACGTGGCATCAATCTTTTTAAAAGATGGTGTTGTTGTTTCAACTGAAGGTAGAGATCCAAAAAATAAAGAAATTAGGTATGTAAAAAAATCTGGTCATAAAGAACTGGAATTACCAATAGCTGTTTTAATCAATGGCTCATCAGCTTCTGCTTCTGAGATCGTTGCTGGTGCACTTCAAGATCAAAAGCGAGCACTAATTATTGGGACTCAGTCTTTTGGAAAGGGTTCAGTTCAAACAATTTCTCAATTAACTGAAGATCAAGGATTAAAGCTTACAATTGCTCAGTATATGACTCCAAAAGGAAGAAAAATTCAGGCCATCGGTATTAAGCCAGATGTTGAAGTTCTTCCAGCTGAGGGAGAGTGGTTAAGAGAGAACTTATCAGATGACGGATATATTAGGGAAGCTGACCTGAGAAACCACTTAACGGCAACAATAGAAACTCCTGCAGAAAAAGAAGAACGTATTAAAAGAGAAAAGTCCCAAAGGTTAAAAAGAATCGAGAGGGCGAAGAAAAATAAAGAGATTACGGCATCTGTTGCGGATGCTGAAATTAGAAAGTATGACCCTGAGAATGACTATCAAATTATACAGGGAATTCGTTTACTCCAAGCAGTATCAAAATATTAG
- the xseA gene encoding exodeoxyribonuclease VII large subunit: MNLNVPSVSVLVNQIKRNLEASFRNVTVVGEITNLSYSSSGHWYLSLSDPESLISAAVFKMDAMRNPVLKNLKDGDKVICAGAISVYAKRGTFQLIIKRITPVGKGDLKEQFELLKKKLAAEGLFDLESKMPIPEMPKRIAVITAKGAAALQDFLNIVDRRSLFCDVLISPALVQGDAAPVSIRKALEKVIRYDMKHREAGNLDKCIDVIVLTRGGGSLEDLWAFNDEALAWDIYNCPIPTISAVGHQVDFSISDFVADLRAETPSAAAEILTNKQKEIVERLENNKRHLKSAIQSKVQKHRYELSSATPAKILEKLWKRISLFKSRLENCNVLKRKVELLSLSESQYELDILINSMMTNIKKLIEKKSRDLQLQNELLTALNPKSILSRGYAYTEIDGKVLTSFKDFTKVEKDKVLKLHFNDGCGEVKKI; encoded by the coding sequence ATGAATTTAAATGTCCCAAGTGTTTCGGTACTTGTTAACCAAATTAAGCGTAATCTCGAGGCCTCTTTTAGAAATGTCACTGTAGTTGGTGAAATTACTAATTTAAGTTACTCTTCTTCTGGTCACTGGTATCTCTCTCTTAGTGATCCTGAGTCACTAATTTCTGCTGCTGTCTTTAAGATGGATGCAATGAGAAATCCTGTGCTCAAAAACCTAAAAGATGGGGATAAAGTTATTTGTGCAGGCGCCATTTCTGTTTATGCTAAACGCGGAACATTTCAACTGATAATTAAAAGAATTACTCCAGTGGGGAAAGGTGATCTTAAGGAGCAGTTTGAACTTCTAAAAAAGAAGCTAGCCGCTGAAGGTCTTTTTGATCTTGAAAGTAAAATGCCAATCCCTGAAATGCCAAAACGTATTGCTGTTATTACAGCAAAGGGAGCAGCTGCACTTCAGGACTTTTTAAATATTGTTGATCGTCGATCTTTATTTTGTGATGTTCTGATTTCACCTGCATTGGTACAAGGTGATGCCGCTCCTGTCTCAATTCGTAAAGCGCTTGAAAAAGTTATTCGCTACGATATGAAACACAGAGAGGCAGGAAACCTTGATAAGTGCATTGACGTTATCGTTCTTACGCGCGGTGGAGGAAGTCTTGAGGATCTATGGGCCTTCAATGATGAAGCTCTGGCATGGGATATTTACAATTGTCCAATCCCTACGATCTCAGCGGTTGGACACCAAGTAGACTTTTCAATATCTGATTTTGTTGCCGATTTAAGAGCAGAGACTCCATCTGCGGCGGCAGAAATTCTAACTAATAAACAAAAAGAAATAGTAGAGAGACTTGAAAATAATAAGCGACATCTAAAATCTGCAATTCAATCAAAAGTACAGAAGCATCGCTACGAACTATCAAGTGCAACACCGGCTAAGATTCTTGAGAAACTATGGAAGAGAATTTCATTATTCAAGTCAAGACTTGAAAATTGTAATGTGTTAAAACGCAAAGTGGAGCTCTTATCTCTTTCTGAGTCTCAATACGAACTCGATATTCTAATAAATTCGATGATGACAAATATAAAGAAACTAATTGAAAAGAAGAGCCGTGACCTACAACTACAAAACGAGTTACTGACGGCCCTTAATCCAAAAAGCATCCTATCTCGAGGATATGCGTATACAGAGATTGATGGAAAAGTTTTAACAAGCTTTAAGGATTTTACGAAAGTAGAAAAAGATAAAGTACTGAAACTTCACTTTAATGATGGTTGTGGTGAAGTTAAGAAAATATAG
- a CDS encoding purine-nucleoside phosphorylase, translated as MSTLIDQLKASAEFIKSKTDLRPTIGVVLGSGLGEFGNYLNEKIEIPYQEIPGFKKTTIIGHEGKLLIGKIGENTVAVMQGRIHAYEGHSLEEVVFPVRVLGTLGVKNVILTNAAGGINTNYRPGQLVLIEDHLNLTGNSPLVGPNHSELGTRFPDMTFAWHPELIEVAQKSAAKLGYKLEQGVYAGVLGPCYETPAEIRMFRNMGADVVGMSTVSENIAAVHMGLKVLGISCVTNMAAGIEKTALSHDDIKDQANQVMKTFCDLLTQVIISL; from the coding sequence ATGAGTACTTTAATCGATCAATTAAAAGCATCAGCAGAATTCATTAAATCAAAAACAGACCTTAGACCAACTATTGGAGTTGTTCTTGGTTCAGGACTTGGTGAATTTGGAAATTATTTAAATGAAAAAATCGAAATTCCTTATCAGGAAATTCCAGGTTTTAAGAAGACGACTATCATTGGGCACGAGGGAAAACTTCTAATTGGTAAAATCGGTGAAAATACAGTTGCAGTTATGCAAGGACGTATCCATGCTTACGAAGGGCACTCTCTTGAAGAAGTAGTTTTCCCAGTAAGAGTTCTTGGAACACTAGGTGTAAAAAACGTTATTCTAACAAATGCAGCTGGCGGTATTAATACAAACTACAGACCAGGACAGCTAGTTCTTATTGAAGACCATCTAAACCTAACAGGTAATAGTCCACTTGTTGGTCCAAACCACAGTGAACTAGGAACAAGATTTCCAGATATGACTTTCGCTTGGCATCCAGAACTAATCGAAGTTGCGCAAAAATCTGCAGCAAAGCTTGGTTACAAGCTAGAGCAAGGTGTATACGCAGGTGTACTTGGTCCTTGTTATGAAACTCCTGCTGAAATTAGAATGTTTAGAAATATGGGTGCTGACGTGGTTGGAATGAGTACTGTTTCTGAAAATATTGCAGCAGTTCACATGGGTCTAAAAGTTCTTGGAATCTCATGTGTAACAAATATGGCAGCAGGGATTGAAAAAACGGCACTTAGCCACGATGACATTAAAGACCAAGCAAATCAGGTCATGAAAACATTTTGTGACCTTTTAACTCAGGTAATTATCTCTCTTTAG
- a CDS encoding PolC-type DNA polymerase III produces the protein MKKNLNEQKSESDILSSLKFCVFDLETTGGNTKTDKIIEIGLVNIDGKEIGEKKSYLIDPERKIPEFIQKLTSIKQADVEGCPKIDNVIEEILEFIGDRVLIAHNSSFDVPFLNSVLKRLGRPELTNKSICTNLMTKYLIPSLMNSNLNYMSKIFKIKHTKAHRALDDADATAKLFINYLDIFESKGVSKVNHLYYPKNRFELDLVNYKKDTPEKEIKAKISKMPAPYIVSFKGENGVILFAFPCANDAREVEYIMDKVSSIQWETMTIKLIGPFTEVLLKYTHLFAKLDLECKKEVMTKLWDLHLVKTERKDLLAVAAEIEKYDFLIINHLVPEQYTIYPLASLGHKSELIFRYPGHKKKLAQYINSRGNKVASGKTRKVNVPPQLKDFIDCYMAKCQTENKEVFFFDKTIAMKKVEEFYEAFEKFAAKNKNTYNYPQKYI, from the coding sequence ATGAAAAAAAATTTAAATGAACAAAAATCAGAAAGTGATATTTTATCATCACTAAAATTTTGCGTATTTGACCTTGAAACAACAGGTGGAAATACAAAGACAGATAAAATCATCGAGATTGGATTAGTAAATATTGATGGCAAGGAAATCGGTGAAAAGAAATCCTACCTTATTGACCCAGAAAGAAAAATTCCAGAATTTATTCAAAAACTCACATCAATCAAGCAAGCAGATGTCGAAGGATGTCCAAAGATTGATAACGTCATTGAAGAGATCCTTGAGTTTATCGGAGATAGAGTCCTAATTGCTCACAACTCTTCATTTGATGTCCCATTTTTAAATTCAGTTCTTAAAAGACTTGGAAGACCCGAGCTTACAAACAAGAGTATTTGTACAAATCTCATGACGAAGTACCTAATTCCTTCGCTGATGAACTCGAATCTAAACTACATGAGTAAGATCTTCAAGATCAAGCACACGAAGGCGCATAGGGCCCTTGATGATGCTGATGCTACAGCGAAGCTTTTTATTAATTATCTCGATATTTTTGAAAGTAAGGGTGTTTCAAAAGTTAATCACCTCTACTACCCGAAGAATAGATTTGAGCTCGATCTTGTTAACTACAAGAAAGATACTCCAGAAAAAGAAATTAAAGCTAAAATTTCGAAAATGCCAGCTCCATATATTGTTTCATTTAAAGGTGAAAATGGAGTCATTCTCTTTGCATTCCCATGTGCTAATGATGCAAGAGAAGTTGAATATATTATGGATAAAGTTTCTTCTATCCAATGGGAAACAATGACAATCAAGCTTATTGGCCCATTTACAGAAGTACTCTTGAAATATACTCACCTCTTCGCAAAACTTGATCTTGAGTGCAAAAAAGAAGTTATGACAAAACTTTGGGATCTTCATCTCGTTAAAACAGAACGAAAAGATTTACTCGCAGTTGCAGCTGAAATTGAAAAGTATGACTTCCTCATTATCAATCATCTGGTTCCTGAGCAGTATACAATCTACCCACTGGCCTCACTTGGTCATAAGAGTGAATTAATTTTCAGATATCCAGGACACAAGAAGAAGCTTGCTCAGTACATCAACTCTCGAGGAAATAAAGTCGCGAGTGGAAAAACTCGCAAAGTAAATGTTCCTCCACAGCTCAAAGATTTTATCGATTGCTATATGGCCAAATGCCAAACTGAAAACAAGGAAGTATTCTTTTTTGATAAGACGATCGCAATGAAAAAAGTTGAAGAGTTCTACGAGGCATTTGAAAAATTTGCTGCAAAAAATAAAAATACCTACAACTACCCTCAAAAGTACATTTAA
- a CDS encoding thymidine phosphorylase, whose protein sequence is MTKKNNFNAYSIIAKKRDGKSLTADEINWMVNGLVSGQVEQYQMTALLMAIYLNGMSVAETAALTDAMLYSGKTLKFKGENVVDKHSTGGVGDKASFILGPIAAACGVKVPMMAGRGLGHTGGTVDKVESIKGFKTALTLEQFKKQLDKEKIVLIGQTKDIAPADKIIYGLRDVTATVESIPLITASIMSKKLAEGANGIVMDIKTGEGAFMSDIKNAKALAKSLRDTAKRFNKRMVTYITDMNQPLGNYVGNSLEIIESIETLKGNGPKDLTDISVKLAGAMIYIAKQATSLKEGEAMARESIANGKALAVFKKLIKVQGGDDKVIDDYSRLPLAKVITEVKASKAGYVSSIACKEMGLHCVALGGGRHKASDKVDLGVGFIFKKKVGEKVAKGETLVEIYHNKNQAAIVKDISAAMTKEIKISQAKVASPKLIFEIKEI, encoded by the coding sequence ATGACGAAAAAAAATAATTTTAATGCCTATTCAATTATCGCAAAAAAACGTGATGGAAAATCTCTAACAGCTGATGAAATTAACTGGATGGTTAATGGTCTAGTTAGTGGTCAGGTTGAACAATACCAAATGACAGCGCTTCTTATGGCGATTTACTTAAATGGGATGAGTGTCGCTGAGACTGCAGCATTAACAGATGCAATGCTTTATTCTGGGAAAACTCTTAAGTTTAAGGGAGAGAATGTTGTTGATAAGCACTCTACTGGTGGTGTTGGCGATAAGGCTTCTTTCATTCTTGGTCCAATCGCAGCGGCTTGTGGTGTAAAAGTTCCAATGATGGCCGGACGCGGTCTTGGTCATACTGGTGGAACCGTTGATAAAGTTGAAAGTATTAAAGGTTTCAAGACGGCCCTTACACTTGAGCAATTTAAAAAACAACTTGATAAAGAAAAAATCGTTCTTATTGGACAGACAAAAGATATCGCGCCTGCAGATAAGATTATCTATGGTCTTAGAGATGTAACAGCAACAGTTGAATCTATTCCACTTATTACTGCGTCTATTATGAGTAAGAAACTTGCAGAAGGTGCTAATGGTATTGTTATGGATATCAAAACTGGTGAAGGCGCCTTCATGAGTGATATCAAGAATGCGAAAGCACTTGCAAAGAGCTTAAGAGATACGGCAAAGAGATTTAATAAGCGTATGGTGACTTATATTACGGATATGAACCAACCACTTGGTAACTATGTTGGTAACTCTCTTGAGATTATCGAATCAATCGAAACATTGAAAGGAAATGGTCCAAAAGACCTAACAGATATTTCTGTGAAGCTTGCTGGAGCTATGATTTATATTGCAAAACAGGCCACTTCTCTTAAAGAAGGTGAAGCGATGGCAAGAGAGTCTATCGCTAATGGTAAGGCCCTTGCAGTATTTAAAAAGCTAATCAAGGTTCAAGGCGGAGATGATAAGGTTATTGATGACTACTCTCGCCTACCACTCGCTAAAGTAATCACAGAAGTTAAAGCTTCTAAAGCTGGTTATGTAAGTAGTATTGCTTGTAAGGAAATGGGACTACACTGTGTTGCACTTGGAGGAGGAAGACATAAGGCTTCTGACAAGGTTGACCTTGGTGTTGGATTCATTTTTAAAAAGAAGGTTGGAGAGAAAGTAGCCAAGGGTGAAACTCTAGTAGAAATCTACCACAACAAAAATCAAGCAGCGATTGTAAAAGATATCAGTGCAGCAATGACAAAAGAGATTAAGATTTCTCAAGCTAAAGTTGCATCACCAAAACTAATTTTTGAAATTAAAGAAATATAG
- a CDS encoding murein hydrolase activator EnvC, with translation MKSKLLLTSILFCSAFAATRTDYQNVIKEVNGLKTNIQKIETSLTTKNAEYLKVVSQRQKIDIEIYELEKIIRNNILVLEAKRNELSLKMRSLLLNSIEKGDGSSLLEKKILLARVRKDKKEIELQLKVERETQKKLTEQKVKYTEKVNLERELYTLVSELERKKSDYVQKYMASKENAEKLKEEIHEIQQSVAKAKVKKSTPTTVAELNADFLMPIEEFISKDYDKKGITFAVKTVSDIKASKAGQIVYTGALANYGNVVMIDHGNDVRSIYLGDLSPQVKKGDKVSSAQVIAKTRRSIRKEAIGKVYFEIRNKNKVQNTIKLVMNEKTQV, from the coding sequence ATGAAAAGTAAATTATTACTAACATCAATTCTCTTCTGTTCAGCTTTTGCTGCAACAAGAACGGATTATCAAAATGTCATTAAAGAAGTTAATGGCCTTAAAACAAATATCCAAAAAATCGAAACATCTTTGACGACTAAGAATGCTGAATATTTGAAGGTTGTTTCTCAAAGACAGAAAATTGATATTGAAATCTATGAATTAGAAAAAATTATTAGGAATAATATACTTGTTCTAGAAGCAAAGAGAAATGAACTCTCTCTTAAGATGAGAAGCCTTCTTTTAAATTCAATCGAAAAAGGTGATGGGTCATCTCTCCTCGAAAAAAAGATTCTTCTCGCACGAGTAAGAAAAGATAAGAAAGAAATTGAGTTACAGTTAAAAGTTGAAAGAGAAACACAAAAGAAACTTACTGAACAGAAAGTTAAATATACTGAGAAAGTAAATCTTGAAAGAGAGCTGTATACACTAGTTAGTGAACTTGAAAGAAAGAAAAGTGACTATGTTCAAAAGTATATGGCCAGTAAAGAAAATGCTGAGAAGTTGAAAGAAGAAATTCACGAGATTCAACAGAGTGTGGCGAAGGCAAAAGTAAAGAAATCTACGCCAACAACTGTTGCTGAACTCAATGCTGATTTTTTAATGCCAATCGAAGAATTTATTTCTAAGGATTACGATAAAAAAGGAATAACATTCGCTGTTAAGACAGTGAGTGATATTAAGGCTTCAAAAGCTGGACAAATTGTTTATACAGGAGCTCTTGCAAACTATGGAAACGTAGTTATGATTGATCATGGAAATGATGTAAGAAGTATTTATCTCGGGGATTTGTCTCCACAGGTAAAGAAGGGTGACAAGGTGTCATCTGCACAAGTGATTGCTAAAACAAGACGTTCAATACGTAAGGAAGCAATCGGAAAAGTTTATTTTGAAATAAGAAACAAAAACAAAGTACAAAATACAATTAAACTTGTGATGAACGAGAAGACACAAGTTTAA